AGAGTCTTTACTTCTGTTGCTTTATGCCAGAAAATAATTCAGGAATGTTAGTGAAAGAGTGTGTGGGTTAAAGAGAGGAATATGTTCATCTAAATATGGAGggacaaaatattattttaaagattATCTTGTTTTTTAGGAGCTCTTGTTTTGATCATTTTTGAAAGAACTGGAATTATCTGTAAAGGATGCTAATTTTACAATGGTGGCAGCAGTATGTCTTGTGATTTGCCTGTGACTAGGAACAAGAACTGGGTTATATTATCTATTCTTTACAGATACCTCGTGTAACCTTGAAGatgtctcagtttacccatctgaaATGGAGAATCATCAGTGGGTATTCTGAATGAGACTTGGTGTCAGTAGGGTGCTTTGAAGTTCTCGGATGAAAGTTCTAGTTAAAAGTAAAGTATAGCTAGtctagtttgttttaaaattatttgcacATATGAATCAGAATAAATTAGTCTATTATTGAATCTAATTGTAATCAAATCGTCAaggtagtatttttaaaaaggaaagctaaTTGAATTAATACAAAATGACTTTGCCATTTCAGAAACCACATGATGGCAACAGTTCCACCAAACCTTTCCAGACCTCCATTTCATCCTGTGCACCAAGCGTTCCTTATCGAACAACCAATGGTGTGGACTCAAGTGATGAGAGCTtctctgattcagatgatgatgCTTCTGTGTGGAAACGGAAACGACAAAAATGTTTTAACCTCCCTCCTGCTAAACCAGAGCCTTTTCAATTTGGCCAGAGTCACCAGAAGCAAACTGTCGTAGGGGGTAAGAAGATCAACAATATTTGGGGTGCAGTGCTTCAGGAACAAAATCAAGATGCAGTGGCCACTGAACTTGGAATTTTAGGAATGGAGGGTAATATTGACAAGAGTAGGCAGTCTGAGACTTACAATTATTTATTGGCTAAAAAGCTGATGAAAGAAACTGACCAAGATGTAGAGATATTAGACAAAGAGCTAGATGAATATATGCAGGATGACAAAAAAACAGtgtcaaaggaggaaaaaaatggacAAGGACTTCTCAAACGGAAACGGCCTGTCAAGGACAGACTGGGTGAAAGACTAGAAATGAATTATAAAGGGATGTACGAGATTACTGAAGAAGATTCTGAGGAAAAAGTGGCAGAGGAAATTTCTTATCGGTGAGATCTTATGTTCCTTCGTCCATTAGGTTATGTAAAAGTTACTGAAGGGAAGAATAAGACTGTTCTTGTTGAATGCTTGACTGTTTTAGGTGGCCATGTTAAACTACAAGATAGGGGGTTTGAATGGCTTGTTCAGGTTCCCAGAATCCTGAAACCTTAATGCAGTATTATTggtggggctggtagcaccactttttattaaggttgcccaactcttcccattataagaccctgttttcagttggttAAAGTTTGTCAACTTCATAAACATTTCAACTTGAATTTTCCATGCAAGGTGTCAACCTgaggctgaaattttttttttaaaagtcagccaAAAgtgttcagccatttctgagaatgaggctaagggaaaaaatacattttgctcaTGTTGAAAAATTGTGGAAACCTTTTAATTAAATAGCTCTAGTGTCTTCACCCACATATGCTTCAGAGCAGGTACTTTAAATTTGCCATGGGGAGCATCATTTGTTTCAGACGTGTCTTTTGCCATCCTTGGGAAAAACCTGcccaaatttggcaaagttagaaCTCTTCAAAAAATTGCAGTTCACAAATGCTCAGTAGAGATTTAATTTTAGTAGCTAAATGTCCTcaaagattctgtctgcactgggcatgctccagcccaggaatgagcaggactttccctgcaattgccaCTCTGGGCTTCTCTGAGCTGTGCCTATGCCAGGTCCAGCATTTGAgctgggagcctgtctctcctgtgctcttaaaGATTCATCCCTGCTGGTCCCAGGCAGCgtggaggaggaagacacccaATTTGAATGCAACTGAGCCTGGAGGCGAGCGAGGACTGGCTGGGTAATGAGATTGGGAGCCAGGGATAATGGtatggggagactgggactgagaaccAGTTGTGGGGAAATGGAGGAGAGATACTTCTGGTGAGGAGCCTTGGTGGGTGGCAATGTGAGGGCAGTTGGAGGTCAGGGTGGCGTggcaaaagagagaaaaatcaaatgaGGCAGCAAAGAGGAGGGAACtcagactgggatgagaagcctgatgAGTAAAGACTGGAACTGGCTAGTGAAGAAAATGGAACTGTGATGAGGTGCAAGGGATGGGGAAAAGACAGGATTGGGACAGGGACAGGTCAAAAGGGATGGAATAGAAGGGGTAAAGCATAGgggacaacctactactgctctGATACTCCCTTAGCTCACGTGGCacaggtctgtgctgtggatctaaaggttttGACACTGCTGGTGAACATTGTGGGTGTCAATATTATGCCATATATTGAATTTCtgggttttttcagtttgccttttttaaaacctAGGCAATTACACAAACTGTTAGAAGAATATTAAATTTGTAAATTCATACACTCAGAAAATAGTGTCGATGCCAATACCAGGGTTCTTGTGCAACTTTATTTCAGGCCCCATTCTATGTATGCATcataatacagtctttaattgcgTGACAACATACTATTTTTCCCTTAGTGAGCACTGTCaatcctatgcactgaatgaggcaggtgtcCTGTGGGGgcgaaaatagtatgtgattatgtaattatcatacaaaattatttgtattatgcatACAAAATTGCTGAAAcagtcttaattctggcatttcctaacttttgagggtTTGACTTTGCAAAGTTAACAACATTCTTTTAACGTTTTAGTGTGTAATAGTAGATAGTTTGCATAAACTTACCATTGTGGAAAGTAACAAAAACCAAAACTGATATAGACAATAACATTTGTATACAAAAATGTACACTAATTATTGCCATTGCCTGTTCTTACTAAATATCTTCTGTTCttctgaattttgaaaaattatagTACAGTAAAATGAATTCTAGTTAACTAAAGCTTATCTCCTACAAACAATAGCATTCATAACATTACTCATTTGAGTTGCCCCATTTAAGtcatatgcttaattttactcatgtaagaaatctcattgacttttggggggggggggggattgcttTTTTTAGGCTTCGAGAACCAAAGAAAGATTTGATAGCCCGAATAGTGAAAATAATTGGAAATAAGAAAGCCATTGAACTGCTTATGGAAACAGCTGAAGTGGAACAAAATGGTGGACTCTTCATAATGGTAAGAAAAAAGGTTCTTTGCAATCTATCTTCATACTAAATACCATTGCAGTGCTTTCAAAAATTTTCTCAGATTCAAACTCAGTCCTCACCATGGCCTTCTTTCCCATCCCTTTTCCATTTGATCCATGAAAACAATCAACAAGTAAACATTTAAATAGATCATGCTTACATATAAGTAGACTTGGCCAAATAGCAGTTTTTGTTATAATTTTGACTATTTATTTTtaggtgccttttttttttctttcaatgtaAATTTTtgcagttgtgggaaattatgggggtgtTAGACcacgggggcggagggggaggatGTCAGACAATAATGATTTAGACATTGAGTTAAAAAAATTAGCTTTAGAACAGTTAAAATTGTCATCACATttcaaattgtcaacatcacatttcAAAgtgtacaaagtaaatatccttaaatcaaactactaagttctcaagcaacatttttctttctttgcccatctataaatttcagttatcatcaatggaaatatttttttgtgggtttgtgCGTGTAAGATGAAATTGACATTTCCAtcatttacagataaaaatctaatccttaaGAGCCTACATATGAAGTGTAATCAGGCTTTAGAGTAAACActgcattgaaataaatggagatGAGAGTTCACATCTCTTAGCAATTGTTTCAGGCAGtcagcagactcaggaagacaataCTGCGATGTTGTCCTCATAAACACGAGGGCtagtaactttttatttttataatgaaagCTTTAGAttactccggggggggggggggaagaggggggattctgctaaaaaaaaaaattaaaaattctgcgcacgataatttaaaattctgaaaaaatctgcatattttatttgtcaaaataacacaatataatcatatcagtttcaattattttggtaatttatttcaaaatacctatcagcaattatgtctaacaatacagaccaaaaaaaattgAGGAAATGTGTTTTTGACAGATTCCTTATAAGCATATTAAAACAGAAccttgagtaattcatttaaactacaatacagaaacgtgTTCcccgcagtgcaaaggcttgggggagtcgaGAGTAatgaaggagctgagggagaggaaaggagtcTGAGAGTGAACCTGgaaggttgttgggtgtgggtgagaGTAGTACAgaacagtttttttgggggggaggagggcttgTTAGGGAGTTTGGGAGCGTCCCCCATGTAGACCCTGGCTGACATCGAGCCTCTCCTATTCAGCCAGGCACATTTGCccttgtccccatgtgtccctgcacctcatgtggctctggagccccaccccgcctctggttcaatgctgtcaccccactagctcctgagcctgCATCCCATTCTGTCCCTTCCTACTAGCCCTTCtcaaccccagtctgtgacccctgcagcagccccttgtgccccactctgcctcctaACTTGGCTCCACAGGCAGGCTGCTGTGATGAAAGCAGGTGGCTGCTAGATGTTATTGCCAGTCAGCtactgttctggcaccacagcagcctctggtgggcaaaaggcagaactgcagcacttcttgggcagaatgtattttctgcaggggAGAATTCTGCActggacatgaattctgtgtgtgtgcagtgatgcaga
The sequence above is a segment of the Natator depressus isolate rNatDep1 chromosome 5, rNatDep2.hap1, whole genome shotgun sequence genome. Coding sequences within it:
- the PHAX gene encoding phosphorylated adapter RNA export protein; amino-acid sequence: MALEARRMEQDAEDGEISDSDSDMPAGVSARGPAQKPHDGNSSTKPFQTSISSCAPSVPYRTTNGVDSSDESFSDSDDDASVWKRKRQKCFNLPPAKPEPFQFGQSHQKQTVVGGKKINNIWGAVLQEQNQDAVATELGILGMEGNIDKSRQSETYNYLLAKKLMKETDQDVEILDKELDEYMQDDKKTVSKEEKNGQGLLKRKRPVKDRLGERLEMNYKGMYEITEEDSEEKVAEEISYRLREPKKDLIARIVKIIGNKKAIELLMETAEVEQNGGLFIMNGSRRRTPGGVYLNLLKNTPSITGEQIKEIFYVENQKEYENKKAAKKRRLQVLGKKMKQAIKGLNLQEYDDASRETFASDTNEALASLDDLQEGHGETKLDPEDAIEIDNAHDLEIF